The proteins below are encoded in one region of Peribacillus muralis:
- a CDS encoding flavodoxin, translating into MSKIIMIFASMSGNTEEMADSIAAGIKESGVDVEMIDIMDSPEASILGEYDGILLGAYTWGDGDLPDDFLDFYDEMEDVDLTGKKAAVFGSGDTYYTHYCAAVDILDEKLRERGADIVLEGLKVELTPEDDDIKKCQDFGREFIKKSFVSSL; encoded by the coding sequence ATGTCTAAAATCATTATGATTTTTGCAAGTATGAGTGGAAATACAGAAGAAATGGCGGACTCCATTGCAGCAGGAATTAAGGAAAGCGGTGTGGACGTTGAAATGATAGATATAATGGATAGTCCTGAAGCTTCCATACTTGGAGAGTACGATGGAATCTTATTAGGTGCATATACGTGGGGAGATGGCGATTTACCGGATGATTTTTTAGACTTTTATGATGAAATGGAAGATGTAGATCTAACCGGAAAGAAAGCTGCAGTGTTTGGTTCTGGTGATACTTACTATACACATTATTGTGCAGCTGTAGATATTCTGGACGAAAAATTGCGGGAACGGGGTGCTGATATCGTCCTCGAGGGGTTAAAAGTGGAATTAACCCCAGAAGATGATGATATCAAAAAGTGCCAAGACTTCGGGAGGGAGTTCATTAAGAAAAGCTTCGTTTCTTCCCTATAG
- the vanY gene encoding VanY-A/VanY-F/VanY-M family D-Ala-D-Ala carboxypeptidase yields MKKMGFLLFFALCIGLAVAYIAPTFQGKVEIQEYNQYEKIKLADIGIPKNTQQKKISKEQIYQGNLLLVNSEYPVHQKSVKSDILDLFGHKELTKGYGILDSEMKLSENVAQEFLKMISAAEKDGVHHFLINSGYRDLNEQREIYQKAGPDYALPAGYSEHNLGLSLDVGSSQMKMSEAPEGKWIEKNAWKYGFILRYPRDKIDITGIQYEPWHIRYVGLPHSAIMHKKNFALEEYLKYLKKEKMASAIVNGIKYTISYYFVSENMTIKVPKNNNYDISGNNIDGVIVTGYE; encoded by the coding sequence TTGAAGAAGATGGGGTTTTTATTATTTTTTGCATTGTGTATAGGTTTGGCGGTAGCTTATATAGCACCGACTTTTCAAGGGAAAGTTGAGATTCAAGAATATAATCAATATGAAAAAATCAAATTGGCTGATATAGGGATACCTAAAAACACTCAACAGAAAAAGATTTCCAAAGAACAGATTTATCAGGGAAATCTACTCTTGGTCAACAGTGAATATCCCGTTCACCAAAAGAGTGTAAAGTCCGATATCTTGGATTTATTTGGACACAAGGAATTAACGAAGGGATACGGAATCCTTGATAGCGAAATGAAGTTATCAGAGAATGTAGCCCAAGAATTTTTGAAGATGATTTCTGCTGCTGAAAAAGACGGGGTTCACCATTTCTTGATTAATAGTGGATACCGGGACCTTAATGAACAACGAGAAATCTACCAGAAAGCGGGACCTGACTATGCCTTGCCAGCAGGCTATAGTGAACACAATCTGGGTTTATCACTTGATGTAGGCTCTTCCCAAATGAAGATGAGTGAAGCACCTGAAGGAAAATGGATAGAAAAAAATGCTTGGAAATATGGCTTTATTCTACGCTATCCTAGAGACAAGATCGATATTACTGGAATTCAATATGAACCATGGCATATTCGCTATGTAGGTTTACCACACAGCGCGATAATGCATAAGAAAAATTTCGCGTTGGAAGAATATTTAAAGTACCTAAAAAAAGAAAAGATGGCATCTGCAATTGTTAATGGGATAAAATATACGATTTCTTATTATTTCGTTTCTGAAAACATGACTATTAAGGTTCCAAAGAATAACAATTATGATATCTCGGGCAACAATATAGATGGAGTAATTGTAACCGGATATGAATGA
- a CDS encoding sensor histidine kinase — protein sequence MAKVVRSFRSKMVLLFGLSMLLSGIITYLIFKGLQIYYHTYVQFGDRLTYYRQMMNGMGDINFFLLLFLPLSILFFYLLTRRYSTYFNEISTGIHFLARGDFSYTVQIKSNDEFKDIAQDINLASETLKEAIERGDFSESSKDQLVVNLAHDLRTPLTSILGYIDLMLKDENLTKEQIRHFLTIAFTKSQRLERLIDELFEITRMNYGMLPVNKKQINLTDLLNQLTEELFPVFEKNHLTARMNIPDQLFIVADGELLARLFENLLTNANRYGSDGQFVDINGFIHSGNLVVQVVNYGDLIPQNELPHLFDMFYTGDKARTHHGDSTGLGLFIAKNIVEQHDGTITAESSFKRTVFEVRLPQKMVLNDLNKKTI from the coding sequence ATGGCTAAAGTAGTACGCAGCTTTCGTTCAAAGATGGTGTTGTTATTTGGTTTAAGTATGCTTCTGTCTGGTATCATCACCTATTTAATTTTTAAAGGACTTCAAATTTATTATCATACCTATGTCCAGTTTGGGGACAGACTGACTTATTATCGTCAAATGATGAATGGAATGGGCGACATTAACTTCTTTTTACTACTATTCCTCCCGCTATCGATTTTGTTTTTTTATTTACTTACTCGGCGCTATTCGACCTATTTCAACGAAATTTCAACCGGAATACATTTTCTCGCTCGGGGAGACTTCTCATACACAGTTCAAATTAAATCAAATGACGAATTCAAAGATATTGCCCAAGATATCAACTTGGCAAGTGAAACGTTGAAAGAAGCAATAGAAAGAGGAGATTTTTCTGAAAGCAGCAAGGATCAGCTGGTCGTAAATTTAGCACACGATCTGCGTACACCACTTACATCTATTTTGGGTTATATTGATTTAATGCTTAAAGATGAAAACTTGACTAAAGAGCAGATCAGACATTTTTTAACGATTGCCTTTACCAAATCACAGCGTTTAGAACGGCTTATAGATGAATTATTCGAAATAACGAGAATGAACTATGGTATGCTTCCTGTTAATAAGAAGCAAATTAATTTAACTGATTTGCTCAATCAATTAACGGAAGAATTATTTCCCGTTTTTGAGAAAAATCATTTGACTGCACGTATGAATATTCCCGATCAATTATTTATTGTGGCCGACGGTGAGCTTTTAGCTCGTTTGTTTGAAAATCTTCTAACCAATGCGAATCGTTATGGAAGCGATGGTCAGTTTGTGGATATTAATGGCTTCATACATTCAGGGAATTTAGTTGTTCAAGTTGTGAATTACGGTGATCTCATCCCCCAAAATGAGCTGCCACATCTCTTTGATATGTTTTATACAGGTGACAAAGCTCGAACTCATCATGGGGATAGCACTGGTCTAGGCTTATTCATTGCCAAAAATATCGTGGAGCAGCATGATGGGACAATTACTGCCGAAAGCAGTTTTAAGCGTACAGTATTCGAAGTTCGTTTGCCTCAAAAAATGGTATTGAATGATCTAAACAAAAAAACAATTTAA
- the vanR gene encoding vancomycin resistance response regulator transcription factor, VanR-F/VanR-M family — protein sequence MKRISILVADDEKEIADLIAILLEKEGYHVIKVSDGQEALHVTETKTIDLLILDIMMPKMDGYEVIRHIREGHNMPIIFLSAKTSDFDKVHGLVIGADDYMTKPFIPMELVARVNAQLRRFTKLNQPITNHKKTLEFGGLIISADQRTVHLYGENIELTPKEFDILYLLASHPKKVYSVENIFQNVWGEAYFESGNTVMVHIRTLRKKLEENKQQNKWIKTVWGVGYAFNG from the coding sequence ATGAAACGAATATCAATTTTAGTGGCTGATGATGAGAAGGAAATTGCAGATTTAATTGCCATCCTTTTAGAAAAAGAGGGGTACCATGTAATTAAAGTGTCTGATGGACAAGAAGCCCTTCATGTTACCGAGACAAAAACGATTGATTTGCTGATACTGGATATCATGATGCCGAAAATGGATGGATATGAAGTAATCCGTCACATCCGCGAGGGGCATAATATGCCTATCATATTTTTGAGCGCTAAAACCTCTGATTTCGATAAGGTACACGGACTTGTTATTGGAGCAGATGATTATATGACCAAACCATTCATCCCCATGGAATTGGTTGCTCGTGTAAATGCTCAGTTGAGGCGTTTCACGAAGTTAAATCAGCCTATAACCAATCATAAAAAGACCTTGGAATTTGGTGGTCTCATTATTTCTGCTGATCAGCGCACAGTTCATTTATATGGTGAAAATATTGAACTTACCCCTAAAGAGTTCGATATTTTATATTTATTAGCCAGTCATCCGAAGAAGGTGTATAGCGTGGAAAATATCTTCCAGAATGTGTGGGGCGAAGCTTATTTTGAAAGTGGAAATACCGTTATGGTCCATATCCGTACGTTACGAAAAAAACTTGAAGAAAATAAACAACAGAATAAGTGGATTAAAACTGTATGGGGTGTTGGATATGCATTCAATGGCTAA